In a single window of the Phycisphaerales bacterium genome:
- a CDS encoding RHS repeat-associated core domain-containing protein has protein sequence MGWRPSRTGSAPWDAENRLVRVRPVAGTEADGVSKVEFEYDSGWRRVRKTVTPWDEQASGWAGTPSLDRRFLWSGWRMLLEFDILAAEPDEPLRALSWGLDLAGLGGSQGGRASAGLFERAGTIGGLLAVRVCDVSGAPEPDDPVAYVYLYDSLGNVGQVVDWSKPFGQASAAIVAHYEYDPYGGVTKAEGAYASDNAWRFSTKQWDDETGLGWWGFRYYDAVIGRWMSRDPIGEHGGRHLYGFVAGRPVTTFDPTGLAPRSVSLEPQMSSRNGDAWILIADSGCTRNIDIIIDGQFVTSFSTSEVTPKVGAEQLYAKRFNLTRLRESGSLTVRWSDHGSRLNQSMTLSYSAEDKMHEFAPFGNVTYTLAEKVGLSRYQSELRVGFRQWDAVGSAFSVSGPGVPGGSFQMDNVFTLFNERHRLPAMRFGPFARFTSPAVVRSLFVTNHTVETAFYSILDVASAYGDASGESESKAHVVERGAELVAPGRSYTSRLDSVLHAVEAQVSHHAVNGKWFNPIGSTSWSVTHLAQGGVMTYAELGWSRTPAIPRQISLPLPGSPLPESLPSPPPGAIVVP, from the coding sequence ATGGGGTGGAGGCCGAGCAGAACGGGTTCGGCTCCTTGGGACGCCGAGAACCGCCTGGTCCGCGTGCGGCCGGTCGCGGGGACCGAGGCCGACGGTGTCAGCAAGGTCGAGTTCGAGTATGATTCGGGTTGGCGGCGGGTGCGGAAGACCGTGACGCCGTGGGACGAGCAGGCGAGCGGCTGGGCGGGTACTCCGTCGCTGGATCGCCGGTTCCTCTGGTCGGGGTGGCGGATGCTGCTGGAGTTCGACATCCTGGCGGCCGAGCCGGACGAGCCGCTGCGGGCGCTGTCCTGGGGCCTGGACCTCGCGGGCCTGGGCGGGTCGCAGGGCGGCCGGGCGTCGGCCGGGCTGTTCGAGCGGGCCGGGACGATCGGCGGGCTGCTGGCCGTGCGCGTGTGCGACGTGAGCGGCGCGCCCGAGCCCGACGATCCGGTGGCCTACGTCTACCTGTACGATTCGCTGGGCAACGTGGGGCAGGTGGTGGACTGGTCAAAGCCGTTCGGTCAAGCGTCCGCGGCCATTGTGGCCCACTACGAGTACGACCCCTACGGCGGCGTGACCAAGGCCGAGGGCGCGTACGCATCCGACAACGCCTGGCGCTTCAGCACGAAGCAGTGGGACGATGAGACCGGGTTGGGGTGGTGGGGATTCCGGTACTACGACGCCGTGATCGGGAGGTGGATGTCGAGGGATCCGATCGGCGAGCACGGGGGGCGACACCTGTATGGATTCGTAGCGGGTAGACCCGTCACCACCTTCGATCCAACGGGATTGGCGCCGCGCTCAGTCTCGCTGGAACCTCAAATGTCCTCGCGCAACGGCGATGCGTGGATACTAATAGCTGACTCCGGGTGCACACGGAATATAGACATCATTATTGATGGACAATTCGTCACCTCATTCTCCACATCTGAGGTTACTCCCAAGGTTGGGGCTGAGCAACTGTATGCAAAGCGATTCAATCTGACGCGGCTTCGTGAGTCCGGAAGTCTCACAGTGCGGTGGAGCGACCACGGGTCGCGCTTAAACCAAAGCATGACGCTCAGCTATAGCGCAGAAGACAAGATGCATGAGTTTGCACCATTCGGCAATGTTACATATACCCTCGCGGAAAAGGTCGGACTCAGCCGCTACCAGTCTGAGCTAAGGGTGGGTTTCCGGCAATGGGATGCTGTCGGATCGGCATTCTCGGTATCAGGTCCAGGGGTCCCCGGCGGCAGCTTCCAGATGGACAACGTCTTCACTCTCTTCAACGAACGCCACCGGCTACCTGCGATGCGATTTGGGCCGTTCGCGAGATTCACCAGCCCTGCAGTAGTTCGCTCGCTGTTCGTCACAAATCACACCGTAGAGACGGCATTTTACAGTATTCTGGATGTCGCCTCCGCATACGGCGACGCGTCGGGCGAGAGCGAAAGCAAGGCGCATGTCGTCGAACGCGGAGCCGAGTTGGTTGCACCCGGCCGGAGCTATACCTCGCGGCTTGACTCCGTACTCCATGCTGTCGAGGCTCAAGTCTCGCACCACGCCGTGAACGGTAAGTGGTTTAACCCCATCGGTTCTACGTCTTGGTCCGTTACGCATCTGGCACAAGGTGGAGTCATGACCTATGCTGAACTTGGATGGAGTCGAACTCCTGCGATTCCGCGGCAGATATCGCTCCCTCTCCCCGGAAGCCCGCTGCCCGAGAGTCTCCCGTCTCCACCACCAGGAGCGATCGTTGTTCCCTGA
- a CDS encoding molybdopterin molybdotransferase MoeA, whose protein sequence is MTPAAREPRPCESATREQSPVALLAEFAARLTPLATEAVPIAHCGGRVLAEPLCADRDSPAADVSAMDGYAVCSSDFVGGRGRTLPLIAEARIGCPPLAVRSGGAVIIATGAPVPAGADAVIPREEVAEHLHEIAVPAGLSVRPGQHVRRTGENTRAGEVVLPAGVPITPAVTAALAAFGAVTPRIHRRVRVGLLVTGDELLCTAAPVGVAPWQLRDMNGPGLSTLLIAAGWVEVVEITHARDEFAHLAQTLAKLLERCDAVFLTGGVSKGDRDHVPAAVQHAGAEIVFHRLPIRPGKPLLGAIGPRGQAILGLPGNPVSVLVTARRFGVTALRRLAGFAMFDPPVPAISLPECAAGSADQPPLNLWWYRTVRLTAAGCAVLVPTQGSGDIVSAARGDGFIEIPPLGTGAGPWPYYSWKL, encoded by the coding sequence GTGACTCCTGCAGCTCGTGAGCCGCGCCCCTGCGAGAGCGCCACGCGCGAACAATCGCCGGTCGCCTTGCTGGCTGAATTCGCTGCGCGGCTTACGCCGTTGGCGACGGAAGCCGTGCCAATCGCACATTGCGGTGGTCGCGTCCTGGCAGAGCCCTTGTGCGCAGATCGCGACAGCCCGGCAGCGGATGTCAGTGCGATGGACGGGTACGCAGTTTGCAGCTCGGATTTCGTCGGTGGCCGGGGGCGCACACTTCCCCTGATCGCGGAGGCCCGGATCGGGTGCCCACCTTTGGCGGTGCGGTCCGGCGGGGCAGTCATCATCGCGACCGGCGCCCCAGTGCCCGCTGGAGCGGATGCCGTCATTCCGCGTGAAGAGGTCGCTGAGCACCTGCACGAGATTGCAGTACCCGCAGGACTCTCTGTTCGACCGGGGCAGCACGTGCGCCGCACAGGGGAGAACACGCGCGCCGGGGAAGTCGTGTTGCCAGCGGGCGTACCGATCACACCAGCGGTTACCGCGGCGCTCGCGGCGTTCGGTGCGGTCACACCGCGCATTCACCGACGCGTACGCGTGGGACTGCTGGTGACGGGTGACGAATTGCTCTGCACGGCAGCACCGGTGGGCGTTGCACCATGGCAGCTTCGCGACATGAACGGACCGGGGCTGAGCACCCTGCTCATCGCGGCCGGATGGGTTGAGGTTGTAGAAATCACACACGCGCGCGACGAGTTCGCCCATCTCGCACAGACACTCGCCAAGCTGCTCGAGCGCTGCGACGCCGTATTCCTCACCGGAGGCGTGTCGAAGGGTGATCGCGACCATGTGCCGGCCGCTGTGCAGCACGCCGGGGCGGAGATCGTTTTCCACCGGCTCCCGATCCGTCCCGGCAAGCCGTTGCTCGGTGCGATCGGCCCACGCGGCCAGGCGATCCTCGGCCTACCGGGGAACCCGGTGTCGGTGCTGGTGACCGCGCGACGCTTCGGCGTGACGGCATTGCGACGCCTCGCCGGTTTTGCCATGTTCGATCCACCCGTGCCGGCGATATCGCTACCCGAATGCGCGGCCGGCTCGGCCGACCAGCCACCGCTGAATCTCTGGTGGTACCGCACGGTACGACTGACGGCCGCCGGCTGTGCTGTGCTGGTGCCCACGCAGGGTTCGGGCGACATCGTCTCGGCCGCCCGCGGCGATGGGTTCATCGAGATTCCGCCACTCGGTACCGGGGCCGGGCCATGGCCGTACTACTCGTGGAAACTGTGA
- a CDS encoding carboxymuconolactone decarboxylase family protein, which produces MATRKVTGKPEAQRASRGKEELPKTFREFVLKFPELGAAHEKIAHAVDGAGPLDARTSALIKIGICLGAGLESALRSHVRRALEHGASPAELEQAVLLGMNTCGFPRTVAAWQWTWQQIERGT; this is translated from the coding sequence ATGGCGACCAGGAAGGTGACGGGGAAGCCCGAGGCACAGCGGGCGTCACGTGGCAAGGAGGAGTTGCCGAAAACGTTTCGCGAATTTGTGCTGAAGTTTCCGGAGTTGGGTGCTGCGCACGAGAAGATAGCACACGCGGTGGACGGCGCCGGTCCCCTGGACGCACGGACAAGTGCCCTGATCAAGATCGGCATCTGCCTAGGAGCCGGCCTCGAGTCCGCACTGCGCAGCCACGTACGCCGCGCCCTGGAGCACGGCGCGAGCCCGGCCGAACTAGAGCAGGCCGTGCTGCTGGGAATGAACACCTGCGGCTTCCCCCGGACAGTGGCGGCCTGGCAGTGGACGTGGCAGCAGATCGAACGAGGAACGTAG
- a CDS encoding transposase, with protein sequence MRNFIGVDLHKKIIVICVVNQAFQVLHRKSSPGQTSPASDEWWAAEYRSPTWLVHLLRELEKVDRHNESPAWRAFAKALRRLIRDGIRLRKRRDFTPEKYRGRILRIGRRLDALIAAEVEDVDARRLLKRLRRTGDHLFTFLDYPQIPFENNFAERQIRPAVILRKNSQSNRSDRGALTQAVLMSIYRTLRLRGHDPLRTISQALRTYLQTGKLPPLPVATVADG encoded by the coding sequence GTGAGAAACTTCATCGGCGTCGACCTCCATAAGAAGATTATCGTGATCTGCGTCGTCAACCAAGCCTTCCAGGTTCTGCACCGCAAATCGTCTCCCGGCCAAACGTCACCAGCGTCAGACGAATGGTGGGCAGCGGAGTACCGCAGCCCTACCTGGCTGGTGCACCTGCTGCGCGAGTTGGAGAAGGTCGATCGGCACAACGAATCCCCGGCCTGGCGGGCCTTCGCCAAGGCGCTGCGGCGCCTGATCCGCGACGGCATCCGGCTGCGCAAGCGGCGCGACTTCACGCCGGAGAAGTACCGCGGCCGGATTCTGCGCATCGGTCGGCGGCTGGATGCGTTGATCGCGGCCGAGGTGGAGGATGTCGATGCCCGGCGGCTGCTGAAGCGCTTGCGGCGGACGGGCGATCATTTGTTCACGTTCCTGGACTATCCGCAGATCCCGTTCGAGAACAACTTCGCCGAGCGGCAGATCCGGCCGGCCGTGATCCTGAGGAAGAACAGCCAGTCGAACCGCTCGGACCGCGGAGCGCTGACACAGGCCGTGCTGATGAGCATCTACCGCACGCTCCGGCTCCGCGGCCACGACCCGCTGCGGACGATCTCCCAGGCCCTGCGAACCTACCTGCAAACCGGCAAGCTCCCGCCGCTACCGGTGGCGACCGTTGCAGACGGGTGA
- a CDS encoding MoaD/ThiS family protein — protein sequence MQVIVHFFGAEAQTLGRDRLAVELPEAEPTCGTLRTYLSTTERVLAEPLRTARFAVNHAFAPDTQRLMPGDEVALIGMVSGG from the coding sequence ATGCAAGTCATTGTGCACTTTTTCGGAGCCGAGGCACAAACCCTGGGACGAGATCGCCTTGCAGTGGAGCTGCCGGAAGCGGAGCCGACGTGCGGTACGCTTCGCACGTACCTGTCCACGACTGAACGGGTTCTGGCCGAACCACTGCGGACGGCGCGTTTCGCCGTCAATCATGCTTTTGCGCCCGATACACAACGGCTTATGCCAGGGGACGAAGTGGCCCTGATTGGAATGGTGTCCGGCGGATGA
- a CDS encoding molybdenum cofactor biosynthesis protein MoaE, with the protein MNVHVMIITGPLPRDAADPPFTGAGAVLRFEGIVRPHENGRAIAALEYTAYEPMANRVMCELGCDVLQRFGLSALLAEHSRGRVAVGECAFRLRIASVHRREGLLAMAEFLDRLKHDVPIWKSTVFVESVAHSKPAATALVEKHT; encoded by the coding sequence ATGAACGTTCACGTCATGATCATTACCGGTCCATTACCGCGCGACGCGGCTGACCCGCCGTTCACGGGCGCCGGTGCCGTGTTGCGTTTCGAAGGCATCGTGCGCCCACACGAGAACGGGCGCGCGATTGCCGCGCTCGAGTACACCGCCTACGAGCCGATGGCGAATCGCGTCATGTGCGAGCTCGGATGCGACGTCCTGCAGCGTTTCGGGCTGAGCGCGCTGCTCGCAGAACATAGCCGCGGGCGCGTGGCTGTCGGTGAGTGTGCCTTTCGCTTGCGCATCGCATCCGTACACCGCCGGGAAGGGCTGCTGGCGATGGCTGAGTTCCTCGACCGGTTGAAGCACGATGTACCGATCTGGAAGTCGACCGTGTTCGTGGAGTCCGTGGCGCACAGCAAACCGGCCGCTACGGCACTCGTGGAGAAGCACACGTGA
- a CDS encoding DUF1573 domain-containing protein — translation MSKGDITITNVGAGTLEITRVQSSCGCTGVTVGKRSLGPGESTFLRVGYDTTQGAEQVKQTVTLHTNDPEQPAVRFELRGRCRPLFDMQLGERRVTTPTLQFGQLSRTEPATAVLRLRNRYDRPVYLSLPKGELRHYGVELREIEPGQEYELTATTMPPLPSGSVTQFVMLATDLDFLQELRVRVTGRVPANVRAAPAILTLPPTTNGPVTRDVRIIYPGNQPVSLLRIEADDPRVRWEIDKPASVAPGASAFHLIKVTLPPAEEIPAKGFKLTITTDSLDSHHLIDGLRYMETIHYNPVKHGYMRCQHAWEPAA, via the coding sequence GTGTCGAAGGGCGACATCACGATCACGAACGTCGGCGCGGGCACGCTCGAGATCACGCGCGTGCAGAGCAGTTGCGGGTGCACGGGCGTGACCGTGGGCAAGCGCTCGCTCGGGCCGGGCGAGTCCACCTTCCTCCGGGTCGGCTACGACACCACCCAGGGCGCCGAGCAGGTCAAACAGACCGTCACGCTGCACACCAACGACCCCGAGCAGCCGGCGGTGAGGTTCGAGCTGCGCGGCCGCTGCCGGCCGCTGTTCGACATGCAGCTCGGCGAGCGGCGCGTGACGACGCCGACGCTGCAATTCGGGCAGCTCTCGCGCACCGAGCCGGCGACCGCGGTGCTGCGGCTGCGGAACCGCTACGACCGGCCGGTGTACCTGTCGCTGCCGAAGGGCGAGCTCCGGCATTACGGTGTCGAGTTGCGGGAGATCGAGCCGGGGCAGGAATACGAGCTGACCGCAACGACGATGCCGCCGTTGCCCTCGGGATCGGTGACGCAGTTCGTGATGCTCGCGACCGACCTCGATTTCCTCCAGGAGCTGCGCGTGCGGGTTACGGGCCGCGTGCCGGCGAACGTGCGGGCGGCGCCGGCGATCCTGACGCTTCCGCCGACGACGAATGGGCCGGTCACTCGCGACGTACGCATCATTTATCCGGGCAACCAGCCGGTGAGCCTGCTGCGGATCGAAGCCGATGACCCGCGCGTCAGGTGGGAGATCGACAAGCCCGCTTCCGTAGCACCAGGTGCAAGCGCGTTCCACCTGATCAAGGTGACGCTGCCACCTGCCGAGGAGATTCCGGCGAAGGGTTTCAAGCTGACTATCACGACCGACTCGCTTGACTCGCACCACCTCATAGATGGGCTGCGGTACATGGAAACCATTCACTACAATCCGGTGAAGCACGGGTACATGCGCTGTCAGCACGCATGGGAACCAGCGGCATGA
- the moaA gene encoding GTP 3',8-cyclase MoaA — translation MRDACGRTVDYLRLSLTARCNLRCAYCRPATLDPADRPPAGRTLPTPPVALPLRADEIVALVAHLAVQHGLRKVRLTGGEPTCRADFEPILRRLTRIPDLREVTMTTNGLMLSHQAQTLASAGLRRLNISLDALRPDVFACMTGAAALPRVLAGIAAARRAGLDPIKLNTVVMRGVNDAELPGLVRFAAATDLEIRFIELMPMGPLAGQWSQHFLPESGMRAILDAVVAEWEPLPGNGAGQRSGSARRYRAWLRGGGTGKVGFITPMSCDFCDACNRIRITADGRVHPCLMGPATGALLPALRPHFDPARLSTILTQALAGKAAVHATVGTTIMTQLGG, via the coding sequence ATGCGCGACGCGTGCGGCCGTACAGTTGATTACCTGCGCCTGTCGTTGACGGCGCGCTGCAATCTGCGCTGCGCATACTGCCGGCCCGCAACGCTCGACCCGGCGGACCGACCTCCGGCTGGACGAACGTTGCCGACACCGCCCGTCGCGCTGCCCCTCCGCGCAGACGAGATCGTAGCACTCGTCGCACACCTCGCGGTCCAGCACGGTCTCCGGAAGGTTCGGCTGACCGGTGGCGAGCCCACCTGCCGCGCGGACTTCGAGCCCATACTTCGAAGACTTACGCGGATTCCCGATCTGCGCGAAGTGACGATGACCACGAACGGCCTGATGCTTTCGCACCAGGCACAAACGCTCGCGAGCGCGGGGTTGCGGCGCTTGAACATCAGTCTTGACGCGCTCCGTCCCGACGTTTTCGCCTGCATGACCGGTGCCGCCGCACTACCGCGCGTGCTTGCCGGCATTGCCGCTGCGCGGCGCGCCGGTCTTGATCCGATCAAGCTCAACACGGTTGTCATGCGTGGCGTGAACGATGCCGAGTTGCCCGGGCTGGTGCGTTTCGCTGCTGCTACGGACCTGGAAATCCGCTTCATCGAGTTGATGCCGATGGGACCGCTCGCGGGGCAGTGGTCACAGCACTTCCTGCCTGAATCCGGGATGCGGGCAATTCTGGACGCGGTGGTGGCCGAATGGGAGCCGCTTCCCGGGAACGGTGCAGGGCAGCGCTCCGGTTCGGCCCGGCGCTACCGGGCGTGGCTGCGCGGCGGCGGCACGGGCAAAGTCGGTTTCATCACACCGATGAGCTGTGACTTCTGCGACGCGTGCAACCGCATCCGTATCACCGCCGACGGCCGCGTGCACCCTTGCCTGATGGGCCCGGCGACCGGCGCGCTGCTGCCGGCACTTCGGCCGCACTTCGACCCTGCACGGCTCAGCACCATCCTCACGCAAGCGCTGGCGGGGAAGGCCGCGGTGCACGCCACCGTAGGTACGACAATCATGACGCAGCTTGGAGGTTGA
- a CDS encoding RHS repeat-associated core domain-containing protein, with translation MTVRPVAGTEAAGLSRVEFGYDAGWRRVRKTVTPWDEQTSNWASAPSLDRKYLWSGWRLLLETDVLASGGEAVLRSFTWGLDLAGLGGAVNSLESAGTIGGLLAVRKYDVNGGPEPDDPVDYVYVYDAMGNVAQVVDWSRPASQAGAAVVAHYEYDPYGGVTKAEGGYAADNAWRFSTKQWDNETGLGYWGKRYYSPSLGRWASWDPASEIGFSLAQHALPASDRAPTADLPELNTYAYVLNGPTRAIDALGLNLYAVDGTWSGQPWSAKGTNTWWIYNLAREVKQYWHGPYIGITGSDARAIAKDVLNRICSDQRAAYAKCEEQPLVNLVGWSRGGAIVTYVTHRLADDGCCVSRAWWGKCNVRIRPWVNWLGLFDAVDMAPAIPNWAMTAPTRVDRISHAVKTTTSVSEWSMFPTAPIDPQTFFWRKDGTGTTHRDIGTNMFNNDAFFWMLAEARQIGVEL, from the coding sequence GTGACGGTGCGGCCGGTCGCGGGGACGGAGGCGGCCGGGTTGAGCCGGGTGGAGTTCGGGTATGATGCGGGTTGGCGGCGGGTGCGGAAGACCGTGACGCCGTGGGACGAGCAGACGAGCAACTGGGCGAGTGCACCGTCGCTGGACCGGAAGTACCTGTGGTCCGGGTGGCGGCTGTTGCTGGAGACGGACGTGCTGGCGAGCGGCGGGGAAGCCGTGCTGCGGTCGTTCACCTGGGGCCTGGACCTCGCGGGCCTGGGCGGGGCGGTGAACTCGCTGGAATCGGCCGGCACCATCGGCGGGCTGCTGGCGGTGCGGAAGTACGACGTCAACGGCGGGCCCGAGCCCGACGATCCGGTGGACTATGTGTACGTGTACGACGCGATGGGAAACGTTGCCCAGGTGGTGGACTGGTCGAGGCCGGCCAGCCAAGCCGGCGCGGCCGTCGTGGCGCACTACGAGTACGACCCGTACGGCGGTGTGACGAAGGCCGAGGGCGGCTACGCCGCGGACAACGCCTGGCGCTTCAGTACGAAGCAGTGGGACAACGAAACGGGTCTGGGATATTGGGGCAAACGGTATTACTCACCCAGTCTGGGGCGATGGGCGTCGTGGGATCCAGCTTCCGAAATCGGATTCTCCCTCGCGCAACACGCTCTTCCGGCAAGCGATCGGGCCCCTACGGCCGACCTACCTGAATTGAACACCTACGCGTATGTTCTTAACGGTCCGACGCGCGCCATCGATGCCCTGGGGCTCAATCTGTATGCAGTAGACGGGACCTGGAGCGGACAGCCTTGGAGCGCTAAGGGTACGAATACCTGGTGGATCTATAACTTGGCGCGCGAGGTTAAGCAGTACTGGCACGGTCCATATATAGGTATCACTGGGAGTGATGCCCGCGCGATAGCGAAGGACGTTCTGAATCGTATCTGCAGCGACCAGCGCGCCGCCTATGCGAAGTGCGAGGAACAGCCGCTAGTCAATCTGGTCGGCTGGAGCCGAGGTGGCGCGATTGTAACGTATGTAACCCATCGCCTTGCAGACGATGGCTGTTGCGTTTCAAGGGCCTGGTGGGGGAAATGCAATGTGAGGATTCGACCATGGGTGAATTGGCTTGGACTTTTCGATGCAGTAGATATGGCACCCGCGATTCCAAATTGGGCAATGACTGCGCCGACACGTGTTGATCGAATCTCGCACGCAGTAAAGACAACAACGAGTGTGTCGGAGTGGTCCATGTTTCCGACAGCTCCGATTGACCCGCAGACATTCTTCTGGCGCAAGGACGGCACAGGCACAACGCATCGCGACATTGGTACAAACATGTTCAATAACGACGCGTTCTTCTGGATGCTCGCCGAGGCTCGTCAGATTGGAGTGGAGCTCTAG